A genomic stretch from Arachis stenosperma cultivar V10309 chromosome 3, arast.V10309.gnm1.PFL2, whole genome shotgun sequence includes:
- the LOC130968671 gene encoding ubiquitin domain-containing protein 7SL RNA1-like, with protein MDVYFDIQRGRTFCIEIGYFDSVLEIKEKVHKYQGIPVAKQTLFFNGHILQDDGDVWKYDILNNSHIQLVVADSDKSPVAGMIKIEDVSAIRSDLSPTVIKVHLNLKIASFKAHVPVEMNVTDSVLKLKEKIQEMEGVSTNKILLHAIGIELHDHQLLKDCDISDKSEIDVSLRPSPTTSAVASSRGSGSGSASKKLKLMVLPNTETNKIPVEVNASDNVRELRKELQKLHQNLQFHLPQEDYFFIYKQNVMDDNMSFRSHDVVQGDTIEIFNGSVTGGS; from the coding sequence ATGGATGTGTATTTTGATATCCAAAGAGGGAGAACCTTTTGCATTGAAATTGGATACTTCGATAGTGTTCTTGAGATCAAAGAAAAGGTGCACAAGTATCAAGGCATTCCCGTTGCAAAACAAACTCTCTTTTTCAACGGCCATATTCTCCAAGATGATGGCGACGTTTGGAAGTACGACATTCTTAACAATTCGCACATTCAACTCGTCGTTGCGGACTCAGACAAGTCGCCCGTTGCTGGTATGATCAAGATCGAAGATGTATCAGCAATAAGGAGCGACTTGTCTCCCACTGTCATCAAGGTCCATCTCAATTTGAAAATCGCTTCATTTAAAGCGCATGTTCCCGTGGAAATGAACGTAACGGACAGCGTTTTGAAACTGAAAGAAAAGATTCAAGAAATGGAAGGCGTATCGACAAACAAGATTCTCTTACATGCAATAGGAATAGAATTACACGATCATCAGCTACTGAAAGATTGTGACATTTCAGACAAGTCTGAAATCGACGTGAGTCTGAGACCATCGCCTACAACTTCAGCTGTGGCTAGTAGCCGCGGCAGCGGTAGTGGCAGTGCTTCGAAGAAGCTCAAGCTAATGGTGTTGCCAAATACAGAGACCAATAAGATACCTGTGGAAGTGAATGCATCAGATAACGTTAGAGAGTTAAGGAAAGAATTGCAAAAGTTGCATCAGAATTTGCAATTTCATTTACCACAAGAAGATTATTTCTTCATTTACAAGCAGAATGTTATGGATGACAATATGTCTTTTCGATCGCACGATGTTGTTCAAGGTGATACCATTGAAATTTTCAATGGTAGTGTCACGGGTGGTTCATGA